One part of the Oncorhynchus kisutch isolate 150728-3 linkage group LG22, Okis_V2, whole genome shotgun sequence genome encodes these proteins:
- the amfra gene encoding E3 ubiquitin-protein ligase AMFR, translated as MPLLFLERFPWPSLQTYTALSAVFLAGSILSGYCTVPEPVEYTQTQSSSPVESDDVDEDPITSLTDVAATVRLYLVSDTVFVWVMVNTACCVLMLIAKVIQCIVFGPLRVSEKQHLKDKFWNFIFYKFIFIFGVLNVQTVEEVVMWCLWFAVLVFMHLMVQLCKDRFEYLAFSPTTPMDSHVRVLTLLVGMLLTCCGLALLCGLLGNPHGVHTVTFMAAECMLVSVRTGHVIIRYFIHLWDLNHEGTWESKGSYVYYTDFVMELALLGLDLMHHIHMLLFGNIWLSMASLVIFMQLRYLFHEVQKRIRRHKNYLRVINNMEARFAVATSDELVANNDDCAICWDSMLTARKLPCGHLFHNSCLRSWLEQDTSCPTCRMSLNISEGAGGEREERQREPMLEDNMGPGGPGPDARQHLNQHNHFFHFDGSRIASWLPSFSVEVMHTTNILGIVQQANNSQLNAMAHQIGEMFPEVPYHLVLQDLQLTHSVEVTTDNILDGRIVVPFPIQPVDHSASQVNPSPQDVGGASGSSEFVTPEVEDFEVRGSRFSKSAEERQKILLQRKDELLLRAQRRYLSKSPEENAAAMNDDDEYDEGLPSLEDDIPAGSVLDSMTLRRRKLAAAAERRMHTYQ; from the exons ATGCCTTTGCTGTTTTTGGAGAGATTTCCATGGCCCAGTTTGCAGACATACACAGCTCTGAGTGCTGTATTTCTCGCTGGGTCAATATTGAGTGGCTACTGTACTGTCCCAGAGCCAGtagagtacacacagacacagagcagttCTCCTGTAGAAAGTGATGATGTTGATGAGGACCCAATCACCAGCCTTACCGATGTGGCAGCCACTGTCCGGTTGTACCTGGTCTCAGACACTGTTTTTGTTTGG GTGATGGTGAATACAGCCTGCTGTGTCCTGATGCTGATTGCAAAGGTGATCCAGTGCATTGTCTTTGGGCCACTCCGTGTCAGTGAAAAACAG CACCTAAAGGACAAGTTCTGGAACTTCATCTTCTACAAGTTTATCTTCATCTTCGGGGTGCTCAACGTTCAGacggtggaggaggtggtgatgTGGTGTCTGTGGTTTGCTGTCCTCGTCTTCATGCACCTCATGGTCCAGCTCTGCAAGGACCGCTTTGAATAT CTGGCATTCTCACCCACCACTCCTATGGACAGCCATGTGAGGGTTCTGACCCTGCTGGTGGGTATGCTGCTGACCTGCTGTGgcttggctctgctctgtgggctCCTGGGAAACCCCCACGGCGTACACACCGTCACCTTCATGGCCGCTGAG TGTATGCTGGTGTCCGTTAGAACTGGACATGTCATTATCCG GTACTTTATCCACCTGTGGGACTTGAACCATGAGGGCACCTGGGAGAGTAAAGGATCCTACGTTTACTACACTGACTTTGTGATGGAGCTGGCGCTGCTGGGGCTGGACCTTATGCACCACATCCACATGCTG cTGTTTGGTAACATCTGGCTCTCTATGGCCAGCCTGGTGATTTTCATGCAGCTGCGTTACCTGTTCCATGAGGTGCAGAAGAGAATCCGTCGCCACAAGAACTACCTCCGTGTCATCAACAACATGGAGGCCAG GTTTGCTGTGGCCACCTCTGATGAGCTGGTAGCGAACAATGATGACTGTGCTATCTGCTGGGACTCCATGTTGACAGCACGCAAGCTGCCCTGTGGACATCTCTTCCACAA CTCTTGCCTGCGTTCCTGGTTGGAGCAGGACACGTCGTGTCCCACATGCCGTATGTCTCTGAACATCAGCGAgggggctggaggagagagagaggagaggcagagggagccCATGCTGGAAGACAACATGGGCCCTGGAGGCCCCGGGCCAGATGCAAGGCAACACCTCAACCAACACAACCACTTCTTCCACTTTGATG GTTCTCGCATTGCCAGCTGGCTGCCCAGTTTCTCTGTGGAAGTGATGCACACAACCAACATCCTGGGAATCGTACAACAGGCCAACAACTCCCAGCTCAATGCCATG GCCCATCAAATCGGGGAGATGTTTCCGGAGGTTCCCTACCATCTTGTGCTGCAGGATCTGCAGCTGACCCACTCTGTAGAGGTCACCACTGACAACATCCTGGACGGACGCATCGTGGTTCCTTTCCCCATACAG cctGTGGATCACTCTGCCTCCCAGGTCAACCCCTCCCCACAAGATGTGGGTGGGGCCAGCGGGAGTTCAGAGTTCGTGACCCCCGAGGTGGAGGACTTTGAGGTCAGAGGCAGCCGCTTCTCCAAGTCAGCcgaggagagacagaagatacTGCTACAGAGGAAAGATGAGCTACTGCTACGAGCACAGAG GAGATATCTGAGCAAGAGCCCAGAGGAAAACGCTGCTGCTATGAACGACGACGATGAGTACGATGAAGGTCTGCCCTCTCTTGAGGATGACATCCCAGCAGGTTCAGTTTTAGACTCTATGACCCTGCGACGCAGAAAGTTAGCGGCAGCTGCTGAGCGCCGCATGCACACTTACCAGTGA